Proteins from a genomic interval of Zingiber officinale cultivar Zhangliang chromosome 1B, Zo_v1.1, whole genome shotgun sequence:
- the LOC121985552 gene encoding uncharacterized protein LOC121985552 — protein MATAEETNEAKGQSEERAEDRETSRCNSVQKEERMAPWEQHAAVISLPRYDYAAPSSLLHRSRSGFLITCPIKREKSATKEAMSLLGEFASSKGTCSTETCAKKRKLSAEVDPETAEATARNSLDNILKPFDDVLAQSLNLSLVKLTRSGLLLLTFPNNTSRHVIDIVSDIFCALASRKLKSPLWCHRIFPIQETCILAKKDLQLVVSKLIEDFLGKDQEKLEKHIKFAVGYNRRGMDDEIKSQKITDKDTEEASTLLDRDACFKAVAGAIKAVAKNAIVDLKSPEVAVLVELLPISGIPQGLFVAGVSVLPLQFVTIKPRLCIKSLIADAKGHK, from the exons ATGGCAACAGCGGAGGAGACGAACGAAGCGAAAGGGCAAAGCGAGGAGCGAGCGGAGGATCGAGAGACGTCCAGATGCAACAGTGTCCAAAAGGAGGAGAGAATGGCGCCTTGGGAGCAGCACGCGGCGGTGATCAGTCTCCCTCGCTACGACTACGCTGCCCCCTCCTCTCTTCTCCACCGCTCCCGATCCGGATTCCTAATAACCTGCCCCATCA AACGGGAGAAAAGTGCCACCAAAGAAGCAATGTCTCTTCTTGGAGAG TTTGCTAGCAGTAAGGGGACATGCAGCACTGAAACTTGTGCAAAAAAGAGGAAACTATCAGCAGAAGTAGATCCTGAAACTGCTGAAGCAACAGCTAGAAATTCACTGGACAATATATTGAAACCTTTTG ATGACGTTCTCGCTCAAAGTCTCAATCTTTCACTGGTGAAGCTAACTCGCAGTGGGTTGCTTCTATTAACTTTTCCTAACAATACTTCTCGTCATGTGATTGACATTGTATCAGACATATTTTGTGCTTTGGCATCTCGAAAGCTAAAGTCTCCTCT CTGGTGCCATCGCATTTTCCCTATTCAAGAAACTTGCATTCTAGCAAAGAAGGATCTGCAATTAGTTGTTTCAAAACTAATAGAAGACTTCTTGGGTAAGGATCAAGAAAAGCTTGAGAAACATATTAAG TTTGCAGTTGGATATAACCGAAGAGGCATGGACGATGAGATAAAATCTCAAAAGATCACTGACAAAGACACAGAGGAGGCATCaactttgttggatcgagatgcatgtTTCAAAGCAGTTGCAGGGGCAATCAAAGCTGTTGCAAAAAATGCAATTGTGGATCTCAAATCTCCCGAG GTAGCTGTGCTCGTAGAGCTACTGCCTATATCAGGGATTCCACAAGGATTGTTTGTAGCTGGAGTTTCTGTTCTTCCACTTCAATTTGTCACTATCAAACCTCGGCTTTGCATCAAGTCACTCATTGCTGATGCGAAAGGTCACAAATGA